In a genomic window of Siniperca chuatsi isolate FFG_IHB_CAS linkage group LG1, ASM2008510v1, whole genome shotgun sequence:
- the LOC122880475 gene encoding uncharacterized protein LOC122880475 isoform X2: protein MYKAKKPNKAAVTHLLDLEFQSRRNFIDSEALKEQDRPTKILQAYPCFKDLDHAMDELRRIIEPNNCRYISEVKGRWETFYSKVQFYGVMKKVMKPPRTLNGVEHAIAVFTALPLLFPSGSAAPKKLVPISEALFHVLTPSQDPDTYIHRRVLSSPVLLVGEENCMVVVGTTPVVTFEKDLLHKGPLYLLAYYYAFHLTYPKCIATLLSVLQTQVLGDVIHEQDATSSYKKAIHEWKMFVE from the exons ATGTACAAAGCAAAGAAGCCAAACAAAGCTGCTGTAACTCATCTATTAGACCTGGAGTTCCAGTCCAGAAGAAATTTCATTGACTCAGAAGCTTTGAAGGAGCAAGACAGACCCACAAAAATTTTACAGGCATACCCGTGCTTCAAAGATCTGGACCAT GCAATGGATGAACTGCGGAGAATCATTGAGCCTAACAATTGCCGATACATTTCTGAGGTGAAAGGCAGGTGGGAGACCTTCTACTCCAAAGTTCAGTTTTATGGCGTCATGAAGAAAGTCATGAAGCCTCCAAGGACACTGAATGGAG TTGAACATGCCATTGCTGTGTTTACCGCCCTGCCACTGCTCTTCCCATCTGGCTCTGCGGCACCCAAGAAACTGGTCCCAATCAGTGAGGCTCTTTTCCATGTTCTTACG CCCTCGCAGGATCCTGATACCTACATCCACCGGCGTGTGCTTTCTAGTCCTGTCCTGCTGGTTGGTGAGGAGAACTGCATGGTGGTTGTAGGTACAACTCCAGTTGTAACTTTTGAGAAAGATTTGCTCCACAAGGGGCCTCTCTACCTCCTGGCCTATTACTATGCATTTCACCTGACATATCCCAAGTGTATTGCCACACTcttgtctgttttacaaacacAAGTACTTGGAGATGTCATCCATGAACAGGATGCAACCTCCTCGTACAAGAAGGCCATTcatgaatggaaaatgtttgttgAGTAA
- the LOC122880475 gene encoding uncharacterized protein LOC122880475 isoform X1 — MYKAKKPNKAAVTHLLDLEFQSRRNFIDSEALKEQDRPTKILQAYPCFKDLDHAMDELRRIIEPNNCRYISEVKGRWETFYSKVQFYGVMKKVMKPPRTLNGVVEHAIAVFTALPLLFPSGSAAPKKLVPISEALFHVLTPSQDPDTYIHRRVLSSPVLLVGEENCMVVVGTTPVVTFEKDLLHKGPLYLLAYYYAFHLTYPKCIATLLSVLQTQVLGDVIHEQDATSSYKKAIHEWKMFVE, encoded by the exons ATGTACAAAGCAAAGAAGCCAAACAAAGCTGCTGTAACTCATCTATTAGACCTGGAGTTCCAGTCCAGAAGAAATTTCATTGACTCAGAAGCTTTGAAGGAGCAAGACAGACCCACAAAAATTTTACAGGCATACCCGTGCTTCAAAGATCTGGACCAT GCAATGGATGAACTGCGGAGAATCATTGAGCCTAACAATTGCCGATACATTTCTGAGGTGAAAGGCAGGTGGGAGACCTTCTACTCCAAAGTTCAGTTTTATGGCGTCATGAAGAAAGTCATGAAGCCTCCAAGGACACTGAATGGAG TAGTTGAACATGCCATTGCTGTGTTTACCGCCCTGCCACTGCTCTTCCCATCTGGCTCTGCGGCACCCAAGAAACTGGTCCCAATCAGTGAGGCTCTTTTCCATGTTCTTACG CCCTCGCAGGATCCTGATACCTACATCCACCGGCGTGTGCTTTCTAGTCCTGTCCTGCTGGTTGGTGAGGAGAACTGCATGGTGGTTGTAGGTACAACTCCAGTTGTAACTTTTGAGAAAGATTTGCTCCACAAGGGGCCTCTCTACCTCCTGGCCTATTACTATGCATTTCACCTGACATATCCCAAGTGTATTGCCACACTcttgtctgttttacaaacacAAGTACTTGGAGATGTCATCCATGAACAGGATGCAACCTCCTCGTACAAGAAGGCCATTcatgaatggaaaatgtttgttgAGTAA